The Chthoniobacterales bacterium genome contains a region encoding:
- a CDS encoding Rrf2 family transcriptional regulator, with translation MKLSKRGEYALRALIDFGMAQELGKPLLRAGELVEKERLPVKFLDQILMQLRNAGYLATKRGAHGGFYLAMPMDQIRFGDVVRLIDGPLAPIGCVSVTAYERCTCPDEIHCGLRMLMLDVRNAISAILDKYTLADVVGVTLRNMRRDHVAMPFSLEDLFGGRRDPAPDRSRLVGFTASHSEGKD, from the coding sequence TTGAAACTTTCCAAGCGTGGCGAATACGCCCTCCGGGCATTGATTGATTTTGGCATGGCTCAGGAACTCGGCAAGCCGCTCCTGCGCGCCGGTGAGTTGGTGGAAAAGGAGAGGCTCCCGGTGAAGTTTCTCGATCAGATATTGATGCAACTCCGCAACGCCGGTTATCTCGCGACGAAGCGGGGCGCGCATGGCGGATTCTATCTGGCGATGCCTATGGATCAGATTCGTTTCGGCGATGTGGTGCGGTTGATTGACGGTCCGCTGGCCCCGATCGGTTGTGTGAGTGTGACGGCCTACGAGCGTTGCACCTGTCCCGACGAGATTCATTGCGGGCTGCGGATGCTGATGCTCGATGTGCGCAATGCCATCTCGGCGATTCTGGATAAATACACGCTGGCCGACGTGGTGGGAGTGACTCTCCGAAACATGCGGCGCGACCACGTGGCGATGCCCTTTTCGCTGGAGGATCTCTTCGGCGGCCGCCGCGATCCCGCCCCGGATCGTTCGCGTCTGGTCGGCTTCACCGCCAGCCACAGCGAGGGCAAGGACTGA
- a CDS encoding DUF2442 domain-containing protein, with amino-acid sequence MPTTLAESIQITEPVALRAWTVDRTIYLELHDGRIFGFPADRFRILSQATNEQLARIQIELNGYALRWEELDEDLTVPGVVSGHFQLPPV; translated from the coding sequence ATGCCTACCACACTCGCTGAATCCATCCAGATCACCGAGCCAGTCGCCCTCCGCGCATGGACCGTCGATCGCACGATCTATTTGGAACTCCATGACGGACGCATCTTCGGCTTTCCCGCAGACCGCTTCCGCATCCTCTCCCAAGCGACCAACGAGCAACTGGCCCGCATCCAAATCGAACTCAATGGCTACGCCCTCCGCTGGGAAGAACTCGACGAAGACCTCACCGTTCCTGGAGTCGTTTCGGGGCATTTCCAACTACCGCCAGTCTAG
- a CDS encoding DUF4160 domain-containing protein codes for MPTVLRIGPFRFHFYSDEGSEPAHIHVRSADGECKYWLAPDVGLAYNRGVKPHDVREIERLVFENRTTLTEAFHAYHTR; via the coding sequence ATGCCGACGGTCCTGCGCATCGGCCCATTCCGATTTCATTTCTACTCCGATGAAGGGAGTGAGCCTGCGCACATCCACGTCCGCAGCGCCGACGGTGAGTGCAAATACTGGCTCGCTCCCGACGTGGGCCTCGCTTATAATCGGGGAGTGAAACCGCACGACGTTCGAGAGATCGAACGGCTCGTCTTCGAGAACCGAACAACACTAACCGAAGCCTTCCATGCCTACCACACTCGCTGA